One window of Hymenobacter sp. BRD128 genomic DNA carries:
- a CDS encoding TerC family protein — MENTPLFWILFNLFVIGLLLLDLLVLNRRAHAVKLGEALGWSAFWITLSLGFNYLVYRTMGHQAGLEWLTGYLIEKALSVDNLFVFLLIFTYFKVPAEYQHRILFWGVLGALVLRGVFILAGGALLAKFHFLLYALGGFLVYTGGRMAFGGDGDPEIDPNNNPVVRLLSRRLPITRHLDGGRFFTKRDGLRFATPLLVVLVMIETTDVVFAADSIPAILAVSRNTFVVYTSNVFALLGLRALYFALASLMTLFHYLHYGLALILVFIGGKLLTEDILRVRFNLELPMPVSLGIVGLLLLGSVGASLLWPKQPTEPPASPD; from the coding sequence ATGGAAAACACCCCCCTTTTCTGGATTTTATTTAACTTGTTCGTAATCGGGCTCTTACTGCTCGATTTGCTGGTACTCAACCGCCGCGCCCACGCCGTGAAGCTGGGAGAGGCCTTAGGCTGGAGCGCTTTCTGGATAACGCTTTCGCTAGGCTTCAACTACCTCGTGTACCGCACGATGGGCCACCAGGCGGGCTTGGAGTGGCTGACGGGCTACCTCATTGAGAAGGCGCTGAGCGTGGACAACTTATTTGTGTTCCTGCTCATTTTCACCTACTTCAAGGTGCCGGCCGAGTATCAGCACCGCATTTTATTCTGGGGCGTGCTGGGCGCGCTGGTGCTGCGCGGCGTTTTTATTCTGGCCGGCGGAGCGCTGCTGGCCAAGTTTCATTTTTTGCTGTATGCGCTGGGGGGCTTCCTGGTATACACGGGCGGGCGCATGGCCTTCGGCGGCGACGGCGACCCCGAAATCGACCCCAACAACAACCCGGTGGTGCGGCTGCTGAGCCGGCGCCTGCCCATTACCCGGCACCTCGATGGCGGCAGGTTTTTTACCAAGCGCGACGGCCTGCGCTTTGCCACCCCGCTGCTGGTGGTGCTGGTAATGATAGAAACAACCGACGTGGTATTCGCGGCCGATTCTATCCCGGCCATCCTGGCCGTGTCGCGCAACACGTTTGTGGTCTATACTTCCAACGTGTTTGCTCTGCTCGGTCTGCGGGCGCTGTACTTCGCGCTGGCCAGCCTCATGACACTTTTTCACTACCTGCACTATGGGCTGGCGCTCATTCTGGTATTTATCGGCGGTAAGCTCTTGACGGAGGATATTTTGCGCGTGCGCTTTAACCTGGAGCTACCCATGCCGGTTTCGCTAGGCATCGTGGGCCTGCTGCTGCTGGGCTCGGTCGGCGCTTCCTTGCTGTGGCCCAAACAGCCCACTGAGCCGCCGGCCAGCCCCGACTAG
- a CDS encoding polyprenol monophosphomannose synthase: MSNTAAGLVLIPTYNERDNVELIIRAVFAQPKNFHVLIIDDGSPDGTGALARALLPEFAGRLFLEERAGKQGLGTAYIFGFRWALARGYEYVFEMDADFSHNPQDLLRLHEACAVQGYDLAIGSRYSDGVNVVNWPMSRVLMSYFASKYVRLITGMPIHDATAGFKCYSARVLRAIDLSRIHFVGYAFQIEMKWLAYRLGFRIKEVPIIFTDRTRGQSKMSKGIFKEALFGVVQMKVSSWIHPPRRTADEPLGQPRVASAQ, from the coding sequence ATGAGTAATACGGCCGCCGGATTAGTATTAATTCCGACGTACAACGAGCGGGATAATGTGGAGCTTATTATTCGAGCCGTTTTTGCGCAGCCGAAGAATTTCCACGTCCTGATAATTGACGACGGTTCGCCCGACGGCACGGGCGCGCTTGCGCGCGCCCTGTTGCCGGAGTTTGCCGGGCGGCTTTTTTTGGAGGAGCGGGCTGGTAAGCAGGGCCTGGGCACGGCCTATATTTTCGGCTTTCGCTGGGCGCTGGCGCGGGGCTACGAGTACGTGTTTGAGATGGATGCTGACTTCTCACACAACCCGCAGGACCTGCTGCGCCTGCACGAAGCCTGCGCCGTGCAGGGCTACGACCTGGCCATCGGCTCGCGCTACAGCGACGGTGTGAACGTGGTAAACTGGCCCATGAGCCGGGTGCTGATGTCGTATTTCGCTTCCAAGTACGTGCGCCTTATCACGGGCATGCCCATTCACGATGCCACGGCGGGCTTTAAGTGCTACTCGGCCAGGGTGTTGCGCGCCATCGACCTGAGCCGCATTCACTTCGTGGGCTACGCGTTTCAGATTGAGATGAAGTGGCTAGCCTACCGCCTGGGTTTCCGCATCAAAGAGGTGCCCATCATCTTTACCGACCGCACGCGGGGGCAGTCGAAGATGTCGAAGGGTATCTTTAAGGAGGCGCTGTTTGGGGTGGTGCAGATGAAGGTGAGCAGCTGGATTCACCCGCCGCGCCGCACGGCCGACGAGCCACTGGGCCAGCCGCGCGTGGCGTCGGCGCAGTAG
- a CDS encoding MATE family efflux transporter translates to MKSHLRPTILLAYPVVLSQLGHILVSVCDSVMVGQTGKLPLAAVSVGVSLTTVLMVLGLGLSMGAVPRVAAANGRGDNGALGHLLVGTIWLNTLVGVLLAGLSQLLPLAMPHLHQAPAVVALATPWVRVVGLSLLPLMVFQGFREWAEGLGLTRQAMQLSILGNVINALLCYALIFGHFGAPAMGLMGAAWATLIARILMAALMAQFVLRAEKLRAKRPAEAATWLRPGLAELRGQLALGLPIGVQMMFEVGAFAASALMMGWLGVTTQAAHQIAINVASVTYMAASGIAAAATIRVGNLRGAGDLAGARQAGFAAYWLAFAFMGTMGLLLVIFRHLIPTFYNTDPAVVAQAATLLAIAAGFQISDGLQVVGLGALRGLEDVKVPSVVALLAYWAVALPLGYGLGFGLKLGAPGIWLGLLTGLSVVAGVLLLRFRRQSAPGERPPGLESPTQKLTEAEELVVLGQPAG, encoded by the coding sequence GTGAAATCCCACCTGCGCCCTACCATCCTGCTCGCCTACCCAGTGGTACTGAGCCAGCTTGGCCACATTCTGGTGAGCGTGTGCGATTCGGTGATGGTGGGGCAGACCGGCAAGCTGCCGCTGGCCGCCGTGAGCGTGGGCGTGAGCCTGACCACCGTACTGATGGTGCTGGGCCTGGGCCTCAGCATGGGCGCGGTGCCGCGCGTGGCCGCCGCCAATGGCCGGGGCGATAACGGGGCGCTGGGCCACCTGCTGGTAGGCACCATCTGGCTCAATACGCTGGTGGGCGTGCTGCTGGCGGGCCTGAGCCAGCTGCTACCCCTGGCCATGCCGCACCTGCACCAGGCGCCCGCAGTGGTGGCCCTAGCCACGCCCTGGGTGCGCGTGGTAGGCCTGTCGCTGCTGCCCCTGATGGTGTTTCAGGGCTTTCGGGAGTGGGCCGAGGGGCTGGGCCTCACGCGCCAGGCCATGCAGCTGTCTATTCTGGGCAACGTGATTAACGCTTTGCTATGCTACGCCTTGATATTCGGCCACTTCGGCGCGCCCGCGATGGGACTGATGGGCGCGGCCTGGGCCACGCTCATTGCCCGCATACTCATGGCGGCGCTCATGGCGCAGTTTGTGCTGCGGGCCGAAAAGCTGCGCGCCAAGCGCCCGGCCGAAGCTGCCACCTGGCTGCGGCCGGGGCTAGCCGAGCTGCGCGGGCAGCTGGCGCTGGGGTTGCCCATTGGCGTGCAGATGATGTTTGAGGTCGGTGCCTTCGCAGCCTCGGCGTTGATGATGGGCTGGCTAGGGGTCACAACTCAGGCCGCTCACCAGATTGCCATCAACGTGGCCTCGGTGACCTACATGGCCGCCAGTGGCATTGCAGCGGCGGCCACCATTCGGGTGGGCAACCTGCGCGGGGCCGGCGACCTGGCCGGGGCGCGGCAGGCGGGCTTTGCCGCCTACTGGCTGGCCTTCGCGTTCATGGGGACGATGGGGCTGCTGCTGGTAATTTTCCGGCACCTCATTCCCACTTTCTACAATACCGACCCGGCCGTGGTGGCCCAAGCGGCTACGCTGCTGGCCATCGCGGCGGGCTTTCAGATTTCGGATGGCCTGCAAGTGGTGGGTCTGGGCGCGCTGCGCGGGCTGGAAGACGTGAAAGTACCCTCGGTGGTGGCGCTGCTGGCCTACTGGGCGGTGGCGCTGCCGCTGGGCTACGGCCTGGGCTTTGGGCTGAAGCTGGGCGCGCCGGGCATCTGGCTAGGCTTGCTCACGGGCCTGAGCGTGGTGGCGGGCGTGCTGCTGCTGCGCTTCCGGCGCCAGAGTGCGCCCGGCGAGCGGCCGCCCGGCCTGGAAAGTCCGACGCAAAAACTCACCGAGGCCGAAGAATTGGTGGTGCTGGGCCAGCCGGCCGGCTAG
- the egtD gene encoding L-histidine N(alpha)-methyltransferase: MNHLAEHLAQGFSQTPKTLSSKYFYDATGSRLFQQIMGLPEYYPTRTELAIFQEQGAAIARALAAGAGASQPLAVVELGAGDGLKTKLLLRELLTQPVALTYVPVDISASAIEELAASLLAELPGLPTEPLAAEYSAALTTLATRPGAKAVLFLGSNIGNFTPDEQVVFLGELAQPLTPADRLLVGFDLRKDPRRIHAAYDDGQGITAEFNFNLLRRLNAEAGADFQLDAWQHFPDYDPSTGAMRSWLVSRRAQTVRVAALAGQAFDIAAWEAIHTESSYKFSLPQIAGLAAAAGLRVVEVFQDAAADFADVVLAVAG, from the coding sequence TTGAATCACCTCGCCGAACACCTGGCCCAGGGCTTTAGCCAAACGCCGAAAACCCTGTCGTCCAAATATTTTTACGATGCCACCGGCAGCCGCCTGTTTCAGCAGATAATGGGCCTGCCCGAGTACTACCCGACCCGCACCGAGCTGGCTATTTTTCAGGAGCAGGGCGCGGCCATAGCGCGGGCGCTGGCGGCCGGCGCGGGGGCTAGCCAGCCGCTGGCCGTGGTAGAACTGGGTGCCGGCGACGGCTTGAAAACCAAGCTGTTGCTGCGCGAACTACTTACCCAACCGGTGGCCCTCACCTACGTACCGGTCGATATTTCGGCTTCGGCTATCGAGGAGCTGGCAGCTTCGCTGCTCGCCGAGCTGCCCGGCCTGCCCACCGAGCCGCTGGCGGCCGAATATTCGGCTGCGCTCACTACCCTAGCCACCCGGCCGGGCGCCAAGGCAGTGCTGTTTCTGGGCTCCAACATCGGCAATTTCACGCCCGACGAGCAGGTAGTTTTCCTGGGCGAGCTGGCCCAGCCCCTCACTCCGGCCGACCGCCTGCTGGTGGGCTTCGACCTGCGCAAGGACCCGCGCCGCATCCACGCGGCGTATGACGACGGGCAGGGCATTACGGCCGAGTTTAACTTCAACCTGCTGCGCCGCCTCAATGCCGAGGCCGGCGCTGATTTTCAGCTCGATGCCTGGCAGCATTTCCCCGATTACGACCCCAGCACCGGGGCCATGCGCTCGTGGCTGGTGAGCCGCCGCGCCCAGACCGTGCGCGTGGCCGCGCTGGCCGGCCAGGCCTTCGACATCGCCGCCTGGGAGGCCATTCACACCGAAAGCTCCTACAAATTCAGTTTGCCCCAGATAGCCGGGCTGGCCGCCGCCGCGGGCCTGCGCGTGGTGGAGGTGTTTCAGGACGCGGCCGCCGACTTTGCCGACGTGGTGCTGGCGGTGGCCGGCTAG